A region of Vespula vulgaris chromosome 1, iyVesVulg1.1, whole genome shotgun sequence DNA encodes the following proteins:
- the LOC127062956 gene encoding serine-rich adhesin for platelets-like isoform X22: MWRIICLITTFLTFGYGFSDPSDNTSEAFPLEYELEIQDSYTFHLFKCEEVGNFPHPLNCKLFYECSLYKHGRYRRFLRKCKIGFVFSTNLGKCTYPQESGRPECSGKGILTTPSRPTKHPSSKITKVPTHRTTTRKNKTHLKTTILPTLPPKIECLAEGFMAHPTDCAKYYVCISRINNTFQVFEMKCKLGTIWDREKEICSHRWKVRNPRCGPYITDEPTTRSTEDVTKATQHSTHKLITEILTSTSIQQTTGLTTGTVTQTSAHSVSTEATVTIPPSSTDARTDKSTEPVTQTTELTPKSMTETITHSSVKPSTILPTSPSTKVITETRSPSSAESSTDLLVGTSTESLTETADVSTSTPVTQKGSSSSEKSSTDRASSTKIDPSSVEPSTKSLTSTSTPVGTLTAKSSTLTTVTEAVTSSSIKPATDLLVGTSTESVTGTSGLSTSTQENETVRPSSVEPSTDLLTSTSTPAGTVTVEHSTLPPVTQTVTSSSDKSSTDLLVGTTTESVSKTSGLSTSTSENETVRPSSIEPSTDLLTSTNVPPSTVTAEHTTRTSEKETTEHTTVDPSTKIIVVTSTIIVTENPQHPTNTTENETVSPSSVEPSTDLLTSTSTPRGSVTVEHSTLPPVTQTVTSSSVKSSTDLPVGPTTETITETTGLSSSTPESETVRPSSREPSTELSTSTNTPRGTVTVEHSTLPPVTQTVTSSSAATSTDLTVGPTTETITKTTGLSSSTPESETVRPSSREPSTELSTSTNTPRGTVTVEHSTLPQVTQTATSSSVKSSTDLLVGTTTESVTGTTGLSSSTSEKETVRSSSVEPSTDLLTSTSTPRGSVTVEHSTLPPVTQTVTSSSVKSSTDLPVGPTTETITETTGLSSSTPESETVRPSSREPSTELSTSTNTPRGTVTVEHSTLPPVTQTVTSSSVKSSTDLLVGTTTESVTGTTGLSSSTSEKETVRPSSVEPSTDLLTSTSTPRGTVTVEHSTLPPVTQTVTSSSVKSSTDLPVGPTTETITETTGLSSSTPESETVRPSSREPSTELSTSTNTPRGTVTVEHSTLPPVTQTVTSSSVKSSTDLLVGTTTESVTGTTGLSSSTSEKETVRPSSVEPSTDLLTSTSTPRGTVTVEHSTLPQVTQTVTSSSAATSTDLTVGPTTESVTGTTGLSSSTSEKETVRPSSVEPSTNLLTSTSTSAGTVTVEHSTLPPVTQTATSSSLKPATDLLVGTTTESVTETSGLSRSTPENETVRPSSLEPSTELLTSTSTPRDTVTVEHSTLPPVTQTVTSSSAATSTDLTVGPTTESVTGTTGLSSSTSEKETVRPSSVEPSTNLLTSTSTSAGTVTVEHSTLPPVTQTATSSSLKPATDLLVGTTTESVTETSGLSRSTPENETVRPSSLEPSTELLTSTSTPRDTVTVEHSTLPPVTQTVTSSSAATSTDLTVGPTTESVTGTTGLSSSTSEKETVRPSSVEPSTNLLTSTSTSAGTVTVEHSTLPSVTQTATSSSLKPATDLLVGTTTESVTETSGLSRSTPENETVRPSSLEPSTELLTSTSTPRDTVTVEHSTLPPVTQTVTSLSAATSTDLTVGPTTESVTGTTGLSSSTSEKETVRPSSVEPSTDLLTSTSTSTSTVTFEHSTFTPVTQTVTSSLETSTYLSTASNTNPLTETAEPSTHSPVTDTRSSSSINSSTAPSRSTTSESVPETTDLSTHISLTESVFTTSPESSTNLISVSTAGTISSTIESSTNVNSVKLSSTSESPMDKTVCTTLGFFPNPNDCSKFFRCVQVDDVFTRIDFVCPDETVWDQELLRCNSVSVSHSNCKNSPPDIDDEPDMSGDDNMCPIGKLSGDQIALVCPTGFRKHPKYCNIFYQCTSESNLDINIALFACPEGTIYNHNEMQCVFASTANYRMFGCKNVLLNPMANSVPILTVPSTQLCPSEGSFSYHPGCSNAYFKCKRNRKGLLQGYLYKCPVDYVFSPFSRNCEPAKYFPLCLNPTQNFQTNSYSSGLYLTHHNIFYIGKQLS, encoded by the exons atgtGGAGGATCATCTGCCTTATAACTACTTTTTTAACGTTCGGATACGGTTTTTCTGATCCATCTGACAATACGTCTGAAGCTTTTCCACTGGAATACG AACTTGAAATACAAGATAGTTACACCTTCCATTTGTTCAAATGCGAGGAAGTGGGTAACTTTCCTCATCCTCTCAATTGCAAATTGTTTTATGAGTGTAGTTTATACAAGCATGGACGTTACCGTCGTTTCCTTCGTAAATGCAAGATAGGATTTGTCTTTTCGACAAATTTAGGCAAATGTACTTATCCTCAAGAAAGTGGGAGACCAGAATGCAGTGGTAAAGGAATCTTAACGACACCATCACGGCCTACAA AACATCCTTCATCTAAAATAACTAAAGTGCCCACGCATCGAACTACTACACGCAAAAATAAAACGCATTTAAAAACTACTATCTTACCGACTTTGCCACCGAAAATAGAGTGCCTTGCGGAAGGTTTCATGGCACATCCTACGGATTGTGCGAAatattacgtatgtatttcgCGAATCAATAATACATTTCAAGTCTTTGAAATGAAATGTAAACTTGGGACAATATGGgatcgagaaaaggaaatttgCAGCCATCGTTGGAAAGTACGAAACCCTCGTTGTGGCCCATATATTACAG ATGAACCAACTACTAGAAGTACTGAGGATGTTACCAAGGCTACACAGCATTCTACACATAAGCTAATAACTGAAATTCTTACGTCTACATCGATTCAACAAACAACAG GTTTAACTACTGGAACTGTTACTCAAACATCAGCGCATTCTGTAAGTACAGAAGCTACTGTAACAATTCCACCTTCATCGACTGATGCAAGAACTGATAAAAGTACTGAACCTGTTACTCAGACCACAGAATTAACACCTAAATCAATGACTGAGACAATTACACATTCATCAGTTAAACCATCGACAATCCTACCAACCAGTCCGAGTACTAAAGTCATTACAGAAACTAGATCGCCTTCATCGGCTGAATCCTCCACAGACCTATTAGTTGGGACAAGTACTGAATCTCTAACAGAGACTGCAGATGTGTCAACAAGTACACCAGTAACTCAAAAAGGTTCTTCATCGTCAGAGAAATCATCGACAGATCGAGCGTCTAGCACAAAAATTGATCCTTCATCGGTAGAACCATCGACAAAATCATTGACAAGTACAAGTACTCCAGTTGGCACGCTAACGGCAAAGTCTTCTACACTTACAACAGTAACAGAAGCTGTAACGTCTTCATCCATTAAGCCAGCAACAGATCTACTAGTTGGAACAAGTACTGAAAGTGTTACCGGAACTTCTGGGCTTTCAACGAGTACACAAGAAAATGAGACAGTTCGTCCATCTTCGGTTGAGCCATCCACAGATCTTTTGACGAGTACAAGTACTCCAGCAGGCACTGTAACAGTTGAGCATTCTACACTTCCACCAGTAACACAAACAGTAACGTCTTCATCCGATAAATCGTCTACAGATCTACTAGTTGGAACAACTACTGAAAGTGTTAGCAAAACTTCCGGACTTTCGACGAGTACATCAGAAAATGAGACAGTTCGACCTTCTTCAATTGAGCCATCTACAGACCTATTGACAAGTACAAATGTACCACCTAGTACCGTTACGGCAGAGCATACTACAAGGACatcggaaaaagaaacaacagaaCATACAACTGTTGACCCATCCACTAAAATAATAGTTGTTACAAGTACCATTATTGTCACTGAAAATCCACAGCATCCGACGAATACAACAGAGAATGAGACAGTTTCTCCTTCGTCGGTTGAGCCATCCACTGATCTTTTGACGAGTACCAGTACTCCAAGAGGCTCTGTAACAGTTGAACATTCTACACTTCCACCAGTAACACAAACAGTAACGTCCTCATCCGTTAAATCGTCTACAGACCTACCAGTTGGACCAACTACTGAAACCATTACTGAAACTACTGGACTTTCGTCGAGTACACCAGAAAGTGAGACCGTTCGACCTTCTTCACGTGAGCCATCCACCGAACTCTCGACGAGTACCAATACTCCAAGAGGCACTGTAACAGTTGAGCATTCTACACTTCCACCAGTAACACAAACAGTAACATCTTCATCGGCTGCAACAAGTACAGACCTAACAGTTGGACCAACTACTGAAACCATTACTAAAACTACTGGACTTTCGTCGAGTACACCAGAAAGTGAGACCGTTCGACCTTCTTCACGTGAGCCATCCACCGAACTCTCGACGAGTACCAATACTCCAAGAG GCACTGTAACAGTTGAACATTCTACACTTCCACAAGTAACACAAACAGCAACGTCTTCATCCGTTAAATCGTCTACAGACTTACTAGTTGGAACAACTACTGAAAGTGTCACCGGAACTACTGGGCTTTCGTCAAGTacatcagaaaaagaaactgttCGTTCTTCTTCGGTTGAGCCATCCACTGATCTTTTAACGAGTACCAGTACTCCAAGAGGCTCTGTAACAGTTGAACATTCTACACTTCCACCAGTAACACAAACAGTAACGTCCTCATCCGTTAAATCGTCTACAGACCTACCAGTTGGACCAACTACTGAAACCATTACTGAAACTACTGGACTTTCGTCGAGTACTCCAGAAAGTGAGACCGTTCGACCTTCTTCACGTGAGCCATCCACCGAACTCTCGACGAGTACCAATACTCCAAGAGGCACTGTAACAGTTGAGCATTCTACACTTCCACCAGTAACACAAACAGTAACATCTTCATCCGTTAAATCGTCTACAGACTTACTAGTTGGAACAACTACTGAAAGTGTTACCGGAACTACTGGGCTTTCATCAAGTacatcagaaaaagaaactgttCGTCCTTCTTCGGTTGAGCCATCCACTGATCTTTTGACGAGTACAAGTACTCCAAGAGGCACTGTAACAGTTGAACATTCTACACTTCCACCAGTAACACAAACAGTAACGTCCTCATCCGTTAAATCGTCTACAGACCTACCAGTTGGACCAACTACTGAAACCATTACTGAAACTACTGGACTTTCGTCGAGTACTCCAGAAAGTGAGACCGTTCGACCTTCTTCACGTGAGCCATCCACCGAACTCTCGACGAGTACCAATACTCCAAGAGGCACTGTAACAGTTGAGCATTCTACACTTCCACCAGTAACACAAACAGTAACATCTTCATCCGTTAAATCGTCTACAGACTTACTAGTTGGAACAACTACTGAAAGTGTTACCGGAACTACTGGGCTTTCATCAAGTacatcagaaaaagaaactgttCGTCCTTCTTCGGTTGAGCCATCCACTGATCTTTTGACGAGTACAAGTACTCCAAGAGGCACTGTAACAGTTGAACATTCTACACTTCCACAAGTAACACAAACAGTAACATCTTCATCGGCTGCAACAAGTACAGAC CTAACAGTTGGACCAACTACTGAAAGTGTTACCGGAACTACTGGGCTTTCGTCAAGTacatcagaaaaagaaactgttCGTCCTTCTTCGGTTGAGCCATCCACCAATCTATTGACTAGTACAAGTACTTCTGCAGGCACTGTAACAGTTGAACATTCTACACTTCCCCCAGTAACACAAACAGCAACGTCTTCATCCTTGAAACCGGCTACAGATCTACTAGTTGGAACAACTACTGAAAGTGTTACTGAGACTTCTGGTCTTTCAAGGAGTACACCAGAAAATGAGACCGTTCGACCTTCTTCTCTTGAGCCATCCACCGAACTCTTGACGAGTACCAGTACTCCAAGAGACACTGTAACAGTTGAGCATTCTACACTTCCACCAGTAACACAAACAGTAACGTCTTCATCGGCTGCAACAAGTACAGACCTAACAGTTGGACCAACTACTGAAAGTGTTACCGGAACTACTGGGCTTTCGTCAAGTacatcagaaaaagaaactgttCGTCCTTCTTCGGTTGAGCCATCCACCAATCTATTGACTAGTACAAGTACTTCTGCAGGCACTGTAACAGTTGAACATTCTACACTTCCCCCAGTAACACAAACAGCAACGTCTTCATCCTTGAAACCGGCTACAGATCTACTAGTTGGAACAACTACTGAAAGTGTTACTGAGACTTCTGGTCTTTCAAGGAGTACACCAGAAAATGAGACCGTTCGACCTTCTTCTCTTGAGCCATCCACCGAACTCTTGACGAGTACCAGTACTCCAAGAGACACTGTAACAGTTGAGCATTCTACACTTCCACCAGTAACACAAACAGTAACGTCTTCATCGGCTGCAACAAGTACAGACCTAACAGTTGGACCAACTACTGAAAGTGTTACCGGAACTACTGGGCTTTCGTCAAGTacatcagaaaaagaaactgttCGTCCTTCTTCGGTTGAGCCATCCACCAATCTATTGACTAGTACAAGTACTTCTGCAGGCACTGTAACAGTTGAACATTCTACACTTCCCTCAGTAACACAAACAGCAACGTCTTCATCCTTGAAACCGGCTACAGATCTACTAGTTGGAACAACTACTGAAAGTGTTACTGAGACTTCTGGTCTTTCAAGGAGTACACCAGAAAATGAGACCGTTCGACCTTCTTCTCTTGAGCCATCCACCGAACTCTTGACGAGTACCAGTACTCCAAGAGACACTGTAACAGTTGAGCATTCTACACTTCCACCAGTAACACAAACAGTAACGTCTTTATCGGCTGCAACAAGTACAGAC CTAACAGTTGGACCAACTACTGAAAGTGTTACCGGAACTACTGGGCTTTCGTCAAGTacatcagaaaaagaaactgttCGTCCTTCTTCGGTTGAGCCATCCACCGATCTATTGACTAGTACAAGTACTTCTACAAGCACTGTAACATTTGAACATTCTACATTTACACCAGTAACACAAACTGTAACGTCTTCGTTAGAAACATCGACATATCTATCAACAGCTTCTAATACAAACCCTCTTACTGAAACTGCTGAGCCGTCAACACATTCACCAGTAACTGATACTCGTTCGTCTTCCTCCATTAATTCATCTACGGCTCCTTCTAGAAGTACTACTTCTGAGAGTGTTCCCGAAACGACAGATCTTTCTACACATATATCTTTAACCGAATCTGTCTTTACTACATCTCCTGAATCTTCAACAAACTTAATATCTGTTTCAACTGCTGGAACCATATCTTCTACTATAGAATCTTCAACTAATGTTAACTCCGTGAAACTGTCGTCTACTTCAGAATCTCCTATGGATAAAACAGTATGCACAACCCTTGGTTTCTTCCCGAATCCCAATGATTGCTCTAAGTTCTTCAGATGTGTCCAAGTTGACGATGTATTTACTAGAATCGATTTCGTTTGTCCCGATGAAACTGTTTGGGATCAAGAATTGTTACGTTGCAATTCTGTGTCTGTATCACATTCTAATTGTAAGAATAGTCCACCAGATATAGATGATGAACCTGATATGTCAGGGGACGATAACATGTGTCCTATTGGAAAATTATCTGGTGATCAAATAGCACTTGTTTGTCCTACAGGATTTCGAAAACATcctaaatattgtaatattttctacCAGTGCACATCTGAGAGTAATTTGGATATTAATATTGCCTTGTTTGCATGTCCCGAAGGTACGATTTACAATCATAATGAAATGCAATGTGTTTTCGCAAGTACGGCTAATTACCGTATGTTTGGCTGTAAGAATGTTCTTTTGAATCCAATGGCTAACTCAGTTCCTATC ttgACCGTTCCATCTACACAGCTTTGTCCATCCGAAGGCTCGTTCTCATATCATCCAGGTTGTTCAAATGCATACTTCAAATGCAAACGCAATCGAAAAGGCTTACTACAAGGCTATCTCTATAAATGTCCTGTTGATTACGTGTTCTCTCCGTTTTCAAGAAATTGCGAACCAGCAAAATATTTTCCACTTTGTTTAAATCCTACTCagaattttcaaacgaattcaTACTCTAGTGGTTTATATTTGACCCATCATAACATCTTTTATATTGGAAAACAATTatcttag